The Candidatus Methylomirabilota bacterium genome includes a window with the following:
- a CDS encoding dienelactone hydrolase family protein → MDIKTDTDSLPTADGLMPTYICRPATGGPHPAVIVVMEAFGLNAHIKDVTERIAREGYVTIAPDFFYRFGSPIVPYGEVSRAIGYIQQLDDAALMAEMGVVMQHLRSLAEVRGDRIGITGFCMGGRIAFLTACRHPAAVKVAIAFYGGGIAADTPAAPLNDAPRIQCPVLCFFGEADRMIPMDQVRRLEETLRRLKKTAEIKVYAGAGHGFFCDDRPSYHPDAAASAWSLTSLWLSKYLN, encoded by the coding sequence ATGGACATCAAGACAGACACGGACTCATTGCCCACCGCCGACGGTCTCATGCCCACGTACATCTGCCGGCCGGCCACGGGAGGTCCACACCCGGCCGTCATCGTGGTCATGGAGGCCTTCGGGCTCAACGCCCACATCAAGGACGTGACAGAGCGGATCGCCCGCGAGGGCTACGTGACGATCGCGCCCGATTTCTTCTACCGCTTCGGCAGCCCCATCGTGCCGTACGGCGAGGTGTCGCGCGCCATCGGCTATATCCAGCAGCTCGACGACGCCGCCCTCATGGCCGAGATGGGCGTGGTCATGCAGCACCTCAGGTCTCTCGCCGAAGTGCGCGGCGATCGGATCGGGATCACGGGCTTCTGTATGGGCGGTCGCATCGCCTTTCTCACGGCGTGCCGGCATCCCGCCGCCGTCAAAGTCGCCATTGCCTTCTATGGCGGCGGAATTGCCGCCGACACGCCGGCCGCCCCCCTCAACGACGCGCCGCGCATCCAGTGTCCCGTCCTCTGCTTCTTTGGCGAGGCCGACCGCATGATTCCGATGGACCAGGTGCGCCGGCTCGAGGAAACGCTCAGGCGGCTCAAGAAGACTGCCGAGATCAAGGTGTACGCGGGGGCCGGACACGGCTTCTTCTGCGATGACCGGCCTTCCTATCATCCTGACGCGGCGGCCAGCGCCTGGAGCCTGACCAGCCTCTGGCTGTCTAAATATTTGAATTAG
- a CDS encoding TetR family transcriptional regulator C-terminal domain-containing protein: MPQVLAETKSAKGAATKDQILDAASRLIHLQGYHCTSLDDVLRESGVGKGNFYYYFRSKEELGYAIIERLVTVFLARTLEPAFADPHADAMPQIEGFLDRVLANQRERNCVGGCPMGNLASELSDVHEGFRQRLALIFAEWRRTLTETLARGQARGQLRADCNPERAAHFLVAALEGAILMTKVTKDIGVMEKCVDELKQHLTLYARS, translated from the coding sequence ATGCCGCAGGTGCTCGCGGAAACGAAGAGCGCGAAGGGCGCGGCCACGAAAGACCAGATCCTGGACGCGGCGAGCCGCCTCATCCATCTTCAGGGCTATCACTGCACCTCGCTGGACGACGTGCTGAGGGAGAGCGGGGTAGGCAAGGGCAACTTCTACTACTACTTCCGGAGCAAGGAAGAGCTTGGCTATGCCATCATCGAGCGCCTCGTCACGGTCTTCCTCGCGAGAACACTCGAGCCGGCCTTTGCCGATCCCCACGCCGACGCCATGCCTCAGATCGAGGGATTCCTCGACCGCGTGCTCGCCAATCAGCGTGAGCGGAACTGTGTGGGCGGCTGTCCCATGGGCAATCTCGCCTCCGAGCTGTCGGACGTGCACGAGGGATTCAGGCAGCGGCTGGCCTTGATCTTCGCGGAGTGGCGACGCACGCTCACCGAGACATTGGCGCGGGGCCAGGCTCGAGGGCAGCTGCGGGCCGACTGCAATCCGGAGCGCGCCGCGCATTTCCTGGTGGCTGCCCTCGAGGGTGCCATCCTCATGACCAAGGTGACCAAGGACATCGGGGTCATGGAGAAATGCGTGGATGAGCTGAAGCAGCATCTGACCCTGTATGCCCGGTCTTGA
- a CDS encoding RNA polymerase sigma factor: protein MTTPPAEAMAEPEKQTPTGTVRVDRDAALVEGLRRGDQDAPEHLLETYGDRVYRLAIRITGNEQDAEEVVQDALWTATRKIDTFKGESAFGSWVYRITANAAYQKLRTRRGRRQEVSWDALSPGVDEQRPYLEPVADWSGKVEEPALQAELRTVLTAAINDLPTDYRTAFLMHDVEGLSNPEIAETLHISLPAVKSRVHRSRLFLRERLARYLEAA, encoded by the coding sequence ATGACGACGCCCCCGGCGGAGGCGATGGCCGAGCCCGAAAAGCAGACCCCCACCGGTACCGTGCGCGTCGATCGCGACGCCGCGCTCGTGGAGGGACTGCGCCGCGGTGATCAGGACGCGCCCGAGCACCTGCTCGAGACGTATGGCGACCGCGTCTATCGCCTGGCCATTCGCATCACCGGCAATGAGCAGGACGCCGAGGAGGTGGTTCAGGACGCTCTCTGGACCGCGACGAGGAAGATCGATACCTTCAAGGGCGAGTCGGCCTTTGGCAGCTGGGTATACCGGATCACCGCCAATGCCGCCTACCAGAAGCTGCGCACGCGGCGGGGCCGGCGACAGGAAGTGTCCTGGGACGCTCTCTCCCCTGGCGTCGACGAGCAGCGCCCCTACCTCGAGCCCGTGGCCGATTGGTCCGGTAAGGTCGAGGAGCCCGCCCTGCAGGCCGAGCTGCGGACCGTGTTGACCGCGGCCATCAATGATCTGCCCACGGACTATCGAACCGCATTCCTCATGCATGACGTCGAGGGGCTCTCGAATCCTGAGATCGCCGAGACCCTGCACATCAGCCTGCCCGCCGTGAAGTCTCGCGTACATCGCTCGCGGCTCTTCCTTCGCGAGCGCCTGGCCCGCTACCTCGAAGCCGCCTGA
- the rplU gene encoding 50S ribosomal protein L21, which produces MEAVIATGGKQYRVAPGQVIKVERLGKPAGAPVEFDQVLLVTKDGQVTAEPQALTGAKVTGEVVSEKKGAKVLVVKFKRRKNYRRKRGHRQIMTAVRIIKIEA; this is translated from the coding sequence ATGGAAGCGGTGATCGCTACAGGCGGGAAGCAATACCGGGTCGCCCCGGGGCAAGTCATCAAGGTCGAGCGGCTGGGCAAGCCCGCGGGCGCCCCGGTCGAGTTCGACCAGGTGCTGCTCGTCACCAAAGACGGGCAGGTGACGGCCGAACCCCAGGCGTTGACCGGGGCGAAGGTCACGGGCGAGGTCGTCTCGGAGAAGAAGGGCGCCAAGGTCCTCGTGGTCAAGTTCAAGCGGCGGAAAAATTACCGGCGGAAGCGCGGGCACCGGCAGATCATGACGGCCGTCCGCATAATCAAGATCGAGGCATAG
- the rpmA gene encoding 50S ribosomal protein L27: protein MAHKKGVGSSRNGRDSNAQRLGVKRFGGQFVTAGSIIVRQRGTRFKPGTNVGLGTDHTLFATSDGYVRFERKGDDKYVSIAQQPA from the coding sequence ATGGCGCACAAGAAGGGCGTGGGCAGCTCTCGCAACGGCCGCGATTCTAATGCCCAGCGGCTGGGCGTCAAACGCTTCGGCGGGCAGTTCGTGACCGCGGGCAGCATCATCGTGCGGCAGCGGGGCACCCGGTTCAAGCCAGGGACCAATGTGGGCCTCGGCACGGACCACACGCTGTTCGCCACCTCGGACGGCTACGTCCGCTTCGAGCGCAAGGGCGACGACAAGTACGTCAGCATCGCCCAGCAGCCCGCCTGA
- the obgE gene encoding GTPase ObgE yields the protein MFVDEIDVFVKGGDGGAGCVSFRREAYVPRGGPDGGDGGDGGSIVLEADPAITTLLDFHYQRHYTAERGQHGKGSTKHGASGEDTILRVPLGTVVSDRATGEQLGDLTSGGQRVMVARGARGGRGNARFVSSTNRAPRRADLGRPGEERWIHLELKLLADVGVIGFPNAGKSTLVSRLSAAKPKIADYPFTTLQPTLGIVRVDDDRTFVIADLPGLIAGAAEGKGLGIRFLRHTERTRVLVHLVDLDPGLERDPVEDWQAIQRELAEYSAELAARPQIVVGSKAELPGTEERRAALERFCRAEGLSFHAISSVTGLGLPALLRDISRLLSSGTWARAGR from the coding sequence ATGTTCGTCGATGAGATCGATGTCTTCGTCAAGGGCGGCGACGGCGGAGCGGGCTGCGTGAGCTTTCGCCGCGAGGCCTATGTCCCGCGCGGCGGACCCGACGGCGGTGACGGCGGCGACGGCGGAAGCATCGTCCTCGAAGCAGACCCGGCCATCACCACGCTCCTCGATTTCCACTACCAGCGCCACTACACGGCGGAGCGCGGCCAGCACGGCAAGGGCTCGACCAAGCACGGCGCCTCCGGCGAGGACACGATCTTGCGGGTGCCACTCGGCACCGTGGTCTCCGATCGCGCCACGGGCGAGCAGCTGGGCGATCTCACGTCGGGGGGCCAGCGCGTGATGGTGGCGAGGGGCGCGCGGGGCGGCCGGGGCAATGCCCGCTTCGTCAGCTCGACCAACCGGGCTCCGCGCCGCGCCGACCTCGGGCGCCCCGGCGAAGAACGCTGGATCCATCTCGAGCTCAAGCTCCTGGCCGATGTTGGCGTGATCGGCTTTCCCAACGCCGGCAAGTCCACGCTGGTCTCGCGGCTGTCGGCCGCCAAGCCCAAGATCGCGGACTATCCGTTCACCACGCTGCAGCCGACCCTCGGCATCGTGCGGGTCGACGATGATCGTACCTTCGTGATCGCCGACCTGCCCGGGCTCATCGCGGGAGCGGCCGAGGGCAAAGGCCTGGGCATCCGTTTCCTGCGCCACACCGAGCGAACGCGCGTGCTCGTCCACCTGGTCGATCTCGATCCCGGCCTCGAGCGCGATCCCGTCGAGGACTGGCAGGCCATCCAGCGGGAGCTTGCCGAGTATTCGGCCGAGCTCGCGGCGCGGCCCCAGATCGTGGTGGGCAGCAAAGCCGAGCTGCCGGGCACCGAGGAGCGGCGGGCCGCGCTCGAGCGCTTTTGCCGCGCCGAGGGGCTGTCCTTCCACGCGATCTCGTCGGTCACCGGACTGGGGCTGCCCGCGCTCCTGCGCGATATCAGCCGGCTGCTCTCGAGCGGGACATGGGCGCGCGCCGGGCGCTGA
- the proB gene encoding glutamate 5-kinase has product MGARRALTKARRLVIKVGSGLITSRGEGLDGQRLGLLATDIAALVADRREVALVSSGAIVAGSARLGLSRGPRSIPEKQAAAAVGQSSLMWHYEQAFKRHGIKVGQVLLTGQDISDRSRYLNARNTLLALLEFGVLPIVNENDTVAVDEIKVGDNDNLAALVAHLIDAELLVLLTDVDGLYTGDPRRDPTARRLETVEAVTEEVQGFVFDEAGRVSVGGMSTKLEAAQKAAASGIGMVIASGREPGTLGRLMRGEPVGTYFLPREDRLAARKRWIAFAVPPQGRLMVDAGARKALTERGKSLLPSGLVAVEGDFSAGEVVALAEPDGQEFARGLVNYDAGELRKIQGAKTGEIEKALGYKGLAEVIHRDNLVVLAGPGGC; this is encoded by the coding sequence ATGGGCGCGCGCCGGGCGCTGACCAAGGCGCGCCGGCTCGTGATCAAGGTCGGGAGCGGCCTGATCACGAGCCGCGGAGAAGGTCTGGACGGCCAGCGCCTAGGGCTGCTCGCCACCGACATCGCTGCTCTCGTGGCCGATCGCCGCGAGGTCGCGCTCGTCTCCTCGGGCGCCATCGTGGCCGGCTCGGCGCGGCTGGGACTCTCTCGTGGACCCCGCTCCATTCCCGAGAAGCAGGCGGCCGCCGCCGTGGGCCAGTCCTCCCTCATGTGGCACTACGAGCAGGCCTTCAAGCGGCACGGCATCAAGGTCGGCCAGGTGCTGCTCACGGGCCAGGACATCAGCGATCGCAGCCGCTATCTCAACGCGCGCAACACGCTCCTGGCCCTGCTCGAGTTCGGCGTGCTGCCTATCGTGAACGAGAACGACACCGTGGCCGTCGACGAGATCAAGGTGGGCGACAACGACAACCTGGCCGCCCTGGTGGCGCACTTGATCGACGCGGAGCTCCTCGTGCTCCTGACCGATGTGGACGGTCTCTACACGGGCGATCCGCGTCGCGATCCCACGGCCCGGCGTCTGGAGACCGTGGAGGCCGTGACGGAGGAGGTTCAGGGCTTCGTCTTCGACGAGGCGGGGCGCGTCTCCGTGGGCGGCATGAGCACCAAGCTCGAGGCGGCGCAGAAGGCTGCCGCCTCCGGCATCGGCATGGTGATCGCCAGTGGCCGCGAGCCGGGCACCCTGGGGCGCCTGATGCGCGGCGAGCCCGTGGGCACCTATTTCTTGCCTCGCGAGGACCGCCTGGCCGCGCGGAAGCGCTGGATCGCCTTCGCGGTGCCCCCCCAGGGCCGGCTCATGGTTGACGCGGGCGCGCGGAAGGCCTTAACTGAGAGGGGCAAGAGCCTGCTGCCCTCGGGCCTCGTAGCCGTCGAGGGCGACTTCAGCGCGGGCGAGGTCGTGGCGCTCGCCGAGCCCGACGGCCAGGAGTTCGCGCGGGGGCTCGTCAACTACGACGCCGGGGAGCTGCGCAAGATCCAGGGCGCCAAGACGGGCGAGATCGAGAAGGCCCTGGGCTACAAGGGGCTGGCCGAAGTCATCCACCGGGACAACCTGGTGGTCCTGGCCGGCCCGGGAGGATGCTGA
- a CDS encoding glutamate-5-semialdehyde dehydrogenase, which translates to MLIVDTAAHVTGKARAAKEAARVLALASTRTKDEGLQQMARGLEEKTAAIIEANRADLERGRAAGRTRAFLDRLTLTDARIADMAGGLRQIAALPDPVGETVDAWRRPNGMEIARVRVPLGVIGFIYESRPNVTADAAGLCLKSGNAVLLRGGSEALESNTAITQVLAKAVEKAGLPAEVVQVVDTADRAAVMSMLTLDRYIDLIIPRGGEEFVRLVAERATVPVLKHDRGLCHVYVDESADLDMAVAITVNAKAQRVSVCNAAETLLVHAGVAERFLPAVAARLEAAGVELRGCERTRALVPGARPAAESDWDTEYLDYILAVRVVESFDEAVAHIRRHGSGLAEAIVTSDLRRARRFTHEVDAAAVVVNASTRLVDGSQFGMGAEMGISTSRLHARGPVGVRELTTTKFIVMGDGQVRE; encoded by the coding sequence ATGCTGATCGTGGATACGGCGGCGCACGTCACCGGCAAGGCGCGGGCGGCGAAGGAAGCGGCCCGCGTGCTCGCTCTCGCCTCGACCCGGACCAAGGATGAGGGGCTCCAGCAGATGGCCCGCGGCCTCGAGGAGAAGACGGCCGCGATCATCGAGGCCAATCGCGCCGACCTCGAGCGCGGCCGCGCGGCGGGACGGACCCGCGCCTTTCTCGATCGGCTGACCCTCACCGATGCGCGCATCGCCGACATGGCGGGGGGCTTGCGCCAGATCGCGGCCCTCCCGGATCCGGTGGGGGAGACGGTGGACGCGTGGCGCCGGCCCAACGGCATGGAGATCGCGCGGGTGCGTGTCCCTCTCGGCGTCATCGGGTTCATCTACGAGTCCCGGCCCAATGTGACGGCCGACGCCGCCGGGCTCTGTCTCAAGTCGGGCAATGCCGTGCTGCTGCGCGGGGGGAGCGAGGCCCTCGAGTCCAATACCGCCATCACCCAGGTGCTGGCCAAGGCGGTGGAGAAGGCGGGCCTGCCCGCCGAGGTCGTGCAGGTCGTGGACACCGCCGATCGCGCGGCCGTGATGAGCATGCTCACCCTCGACCGCTACATCGATCTCATCATCCCGCGCGGCGGGGAGGAGTTCGTCCGTCTGGTCGCCGAGCGAGCCACCGTGCCCGTCCTCAAGCACGACCGGGGCCTGTGTCACGTCTACGTGGACGAGAGCGCGGATCTGGACATGGCGGTGGCCATCACGGTGAACGCCAAGGCGCAACGCGTGAGCGTGTGCAATGCCGCGGAGACGCTCCTCGTCCACGCGGGAGTGGCGGAGCGCTTCCTGCCCGCGGTGGCCGCCCGGCTCGAGGCCGCGGGCGTCGAGCTGCGGGGGTGCGAGCGCACCCGGGCTCTGGTGCCCGGGGCGCGGCCGGCCGCCGAGAGCGACTGGGACACGGAGTATCTCGACTACATCCTGGCCGTTCGCGTGGTCGAGAGCTTCGACGAGGCCGTGGCCCATATCCGGCGTCACGGCTCGGGGCTCGCGGAGGCGATCGTGACTTCCGATCTCCGTCGCGCGCGCCGCTTCACCCACGAGGTCGACGCGGCGGCCGTGGTCGTCAACGCCTCTACGCGTCTGGTCGACGGCTCACAGTTCGGCATGGGCGCCGAGATGGGGATCTCGACCTCGCGGCTGCACGCGCGGGGGCCCGTGGGCGTCCGGGAGCTGACCACCACGAAGTTCATCGTCATGGGTGACGGCCAGGTGCGGGAGTAG
- the nadD gene encoding nicotinate-nucleotide adenylyltransferase codes for MPTVGVFGGSFNPIHFGHLLLADDICEALRLDRILFVPAAQPPHKPAAELAAVEHRYRMTALAVNEHPRFAVSDLELRRSGPSYTVDTLTALAPEGELFLLIGSETFLDLLSWREPRQVARLARLVVVPRTGADFDPDAPAAQKVLAELGLAAFGASGGPILHHAASLPISGSDLRRRAREGRSLAYRMPEAVAAYIRGHGLYGPGA; via the coding sequence GTGCCCACGGTCGGCGTTTTCGGGGGCTCCTTCAACCCGATCCACTTCGGACACCTCCTGCTCGCCGACGACATCTGCGAAGCCCTCCGCCTCGACCGGATCCTGTTCGTGCCCGCGGCCCAGCCGCCCCACAAGCCCGCCGCCGAGCTCGCGGCGGTCGAGCATCGCTATCGGATGACGGCCCTCGCCGTGAACGAGCATCCGCGCTTCGCCGTCTCCGACCTCGAGCTGCGCCGCTCCGGCCCGTCGTATACGGTGGACACCCTCACGGCCCTGGCCCCCGAGGGTGAGCTCTTCCTGCTCATTGGCTCGGAGACGTTCCTCGACCTGCTCAGCTGGCGGGAGCCGCGCCAGGTCGCGCGGCTCGCCCGCCTCGTGGTGGTGCCGCGCACGGGGGCCGACTTCGATCCCGACGCGCCAGCCGCCCAGAAGGTGCTCGCCGAGCTCGGGCTCGCCGCTTTCGGGGCGTCCGGCGGACCGATTCTCCATCATGCGGCCTCGCTGCCCATCTCGGGCTCCGACCTGCGCCGGCGGGCTCGCGAAGGACGCAGCCTGGCCTATCGCATGCCGGAAGCGGTGGCCGCCTACATCCGCGGGCACGGCCTCTACGGGCCAGGAGCCTGA
- the rsfS gene encoding ribosome silencing factor yields the protein MAALTAEATARLAAQAALDKNAENLVVLDLQGLSTVADFFIVCSARSTTQADTIVDAVRAALKAAGSRPRHQEGGAASGWVLLDYVDVIVHVFLEETRQFYALERLWGDAPLLSVEVGARPRD from the coding sequence ATGGCCGCCCTCACCGCGGAAGCCACCGCGCGCCTGGCCGCCCAAGCCGCCCTCGACAAGAACGCCGAGAATCTGGTGGTGCTCGACCTGCAGGGCCTGTCGACGGTGGCGGACTTCTTCATCGTGTGCAGTGCGCGCTCGACCACGCAGGCGGACACCATCGTGGACGCCGTGCGCGCGGCCCTCAAGGCCGCGGGCTCGCGACCCCGCCACCAGGAAGGCGGCGCGGCGAGCGGGTGGGTGCTCCTGGATTACGTGGACGTGATCGTCCACGTCTTTCTCGAGGAGACTCGCCAGTTCTACGCGCTCGAGCGCCTGTGGGGAGATGCGCCGCTGCTCTCGGTCGAGGTGGGCGCGCGTCCGCGCGATTGA